The genomic interval TCAGATCGTCCAGCATTTCCTCATCCCAGAGGCCCCGCGCTTTGAGATCGCGCACGAGGTAGGGGTTGAGCTGGGTGAATTCGCCGGACAGGTTGCTTTTCACGTACAGGTTCTTGTAGGTGGGTTCGATCGACGGGCTCACGCCACAGATGTTGGCGATGGTGGCCGTGGGGGCGATGGCCAGCACGTTCGAGTTGCGCATGCCCTGGCGGCGGATTTTCTCGCGCAGCGCGTCCCAGTCGAGGCGGGCCGTGCGCGGGACGGGCACCGGCTCGCCGCGTTCGGCTTCGAGCAGGTCGAGCGTGTCGAGCGGCAGCAGGCCGCGATCCCACTTGGAGCCCTTGAACGTGGGGTAGGCGCCCCGTTCGGCCGCCAGGTCCGACGAGGCCTCGTAGGCGCAGTAGGCGATGAATTCCATGAGTTCGTCGGCCAGCTCCACGGCGGCCTCGCTGGCGTAGGAGAGTCCCCGACGGTAGAGCACGTCCTGAAAGCCCATCAGGCCCAGACCGATCGGCCGGTGGCGCAGGTTCGACGTGCGCGCTTCCGGAATCGGGTAGAAGTTGAGGTCGATCACGTTGTCGAGCATGCGCACGGCCGTGCGGATCGTGTCGCGCAGCTTTTCCCGATCCAGCTCGCCCTGCTCGTCCACGTGCGCCACCAGGTTGATCGACCCCAGGTTGCAGACGGCCACCTCCTCGGGCGAGGTGTTCAGCGTGATCTCGGTACAGAGGTTCGAGGAGTGGACGACGCCCACGTGATCCTGGGGCGAGCGGATGTTACAGGGATCCTTGAAGGTGAGCCAGGGATGGCCGGTCTCGAACAGCATCGAAAGCATTTTACGCCAGAGATCGACGGCCTCGACGCGGCGCCAGTTGCGGATGCGGCCGGCCTCGGCCTCGCGTTCGTAGTGCTCGTAGCGCTCGCGGAAGGCGCGGCCGTACAGGTCGTGCAGGTCGGGCACCTCGTCGGGCGAAAAGAGCGTCCAGTGCCGGCGCTCCCGCACGCGCTGCATGAACAGGTCCGGAATCCAGCAGGCTGTGTTCATGTCGTGCGTGCGGCGGCGTTCGTCGCCCGTGTTGCGGCGCAGCTCCAGAAATTCTTCGATGTCTAAATGCCAGACCTCCAGGTAGGCACAGACGGCTCCCTTACGCTTGCCGCCCTGATTGACGGCCACGGCCGTGTCGTTGACGATCTTCAGGAAGGGGATGACGCCCTGGCTGCGGCCGTTGGTGCCCCGGATGTGGGCGCCCAGGGCGCGGACGGGCGTCCAGTCGTTGCCCAGCCCGCCGGCCCACTTCGAAAGCAGCGCGTTGTCGCGGATGGCCTTGAAGATGGCGCCCAGGTCGTCCTGCACCGTGGTCAGGTAGCAGGAAGAAAGCTGGGGATGGGGCGTGCCCGCGTTGAAGAGCGTGGGCGTGGAGTTCATGAAGCGGAAGCTGGAAAGCAGCTCGTAGAACTGGATGGCGCGGGCGGTGGGATCGTCTTCGGCGAGCGCCAGCCCCATGGCCACGCGCATCCAGAGGTACTGGGGCAGCTCGAAGCGGCGGCCTTCGGGCTCGTGCAGCAGGTAGCGGTCGTAGAGCGTCTGCAGCCCCAGGAAGGTGAACTGGCGATCGCGTTCGGGATGCAGCGCGGCAGCCAGGCGGTCGATGTCGAACGTCCGGAGCAGGCGCTCGTCGAGGCGGCCCAGGCGGACGCCGTGCTCCAGGTACGCCCGGAAACCGGCGCGGCAGGCTTTGGCCTGCTCGGAGGGAGGTATCGGGCGGCCGAAGACTTCGCGGTAGAGCGCGTCCAGTAGCAGCCGGGCGGCCACGTACGTGTAGTCGGGCTCGCGTTCGATGTGCGTGCGGGCCGCCAGAATCAGCGCCCGGTCCAGTTCGTCTTCGGGAATGCCCGGATAGACCGTGCGGAGCAGCTCTTCCCGGACCAGCTCGGGATCGACGTCGTCCAGTCCGTCGCAGGCCGCTTCGATGCGGGCACGCAGCGCCTCGTGCGGGAACGGCGCCTCGGTGCCGTCGGCGCGGCGGTAGGTGAGCTGCTGACGGCGGCGCGCTTCGGCGCGGGCCTCGCGGTAGAGGATGTAGCGACGGGCGACGGCGTAGCGCCCGGCCCGCATGAGCGTGCGTTCTACTTCGTCCTGAATTTCTTCGACGGACACCTCGGCGCGGTCCCGGCACCAGCGCACCACGGCGCCGGTGAGGGCCTCGATCTCTTCGGACAGCTCGGCCGAAAGAGGTGCGTCGGCAGGTAGTTCGAGCGTGGCGCGGAAGGCTTTTTCGAGGGCGCGCCGGATGCGTTCGGGGTCGAACGACACGCGTCGGCCGTCCCGCTTGACGACGGTGGGCAGCGTGTCGGTGACGAGGGTATGCAGGGTGGCCATGGCGGTACCTCGGGTTGGTGAAACGTTCAGGATCGAGGTCCCCCGCGGCCAGAAGGTGGAGAAGGGCAGCAGCAGCCGATGCGAACGGCGACGGTGGGTCGCCCGAGCGGCAGAGCCAGAACGCAGCAGCCACGTGCAGCCGATCACCACCCTGTGACGCGCAGGGTGTGCCGGATCGCCCGCAGTGGGCGCCGGCCGTGATCGCACTTCCGGGCGGGCATTCGGGCTTTTACCGTTGCGCGACAGCGCCGGAATTCCACCGGCTTCCCCCGTGACGCCGGCACCGCCTCGGGCGGTACCGGCCGCCGTGCCACGACAGCACGGCCCCGGAAGTGGCAGGGCCTTGTGGCGGCAAGTATAGCACGCCCGCAAGGCGACGGCAAGGGGTGTGGAAAAAATCTGGATTTAATATCCGTTATTCGTCACGCCTCCCTGGTTCTGACAGGGGATTGTGGAAAAGTGTTGTCCAATCTGTTTCCGTTATTCCGCAAACCCGGATCAACGATAGCGTCGAAATAGCCGTTATTGAAGAAGATTGGGTGGCGAACCGTGTGGTAGTGCCTGGTATTGCGAGCAGGTCGCTGTCGGGTGTGTAGGAGTTTCCCCGACATCCCTGTCAGAGATTGCCCGGCATAGGATTGCAGGTAGCGCCTACGCAACCGATCAAGCTTTGCTTTCGGCGCGAGAACCCATCTGTTCGTTGTTTGAACGCGCAACGTGAAGCCATCAGGGAGGCGATCATGAACAGGATAATCCGCACGATCTGGATCCTGGCACTGGGGCTGCTGCTCCCGCTCGGGTTGCGGGCGCAGCCGGTGGTGCTGACCTTCGAGACGGAGGGGAGCACCTTCCGCGTGACGGGCACCTCGACGCTGCACGACTGGGAATGCGCGGTGACGGACTGGCGGGGTCGGGTAGAACTGGGGCAGGCCGGTGAGCTGGCTTCGCTGCAGGCGACGGAGGTAGTGGTGCCCGTGGCGGCCATCTCGTGCAAGAACGGCACGATGGATCGCAAAATGCGGGAGGCGCTGAAGGCGGAAGACCATCCGGAGATTCGCTTTGTGCTGACGCGGGTCGACTCGGTAGCGGCCGCAGCGGAGGGCTATCGGCTCCAGGTGCAGGGACGGCTGACGATCGCCGGTGCGGAGCAGCCGGTGCAGATGCAGGTGCTGGCCCGCCCGGAAGACGGCGGTTGGCGCTTTCAGGGGGAGCAGCCCCTTTCGATGAAGGCCTTCGGGATCAAGCCGCCGACGGCCATGCTGGGCACGCTTCGGACGGGCGACGAGGTGGTCGTGCACTTCGACGTGGTGGCGCGCCCGACTTCCGGCAACCCGTAAATCGCGAAGCGCCATGCGTGTGATCGGTCTGTTGAGCGCGGTGTTGCTCCTGCTGGGCTTCCGGGGAACGCCCTGCTACGTGCCCGATCCGGTGGCGAGCCGGGTCTGGATCGAGGGACGCTCGACGGTCAACCGCTTCACCTGCGCGGCTACCCGGGTGGAAGGGGTTGGCGAGGTCGAAGCAGGGCGGGCGGTGCAGGCGCGGCTCGTGGTGCCGGTTCGGGCTTTCGACTGCGGCAAGCAGGCCATGAACCGGGACCTGCAGGAGGCGCTCCAGGCCGATCGCTTTCCGGAGATCCGCTTCGAACTGAGCGAGGTGGCCGTGCTGGAGACGCCCGCGGCCGACTCGGCCCGGCTGGAAGTGGCCGGGACGCTGACGATCGCCGGCACGACGCGCACCGTGCACTTCGAGGCGGCGGGGCAACTGCTGGCGTCCGGGCGCGCCCGGCTGGTCGGCTCGCTTCCGCTGAAACTGACCGACTTCAACGTAAAGCCGCCCACCGCGCTGCTGGGATTGATCCGGGTGCACGATCAGATCACGGTACACTTCGACCTGGTCGTGCAGCCCGTGGCGTGGCGGCCGTGCGCGGTGGCCGCGGCGGATTCCCTGAACCAACCCTGAACAACCAACCAGGAGGAAACAGCCATGCGTACACGGTTAACCGGTGGCATCCTGGCGCTGATCGCGCTGCTGTTGTGGACCCTGCCGGCCGCAGGCCAGGATAAAGACCAGCCGAAAAACGAGGGGCCGGTGGTACACGGCTTCATCCGGCCCGACTGGCTCATTCAGAATGTGGACGACCCGTTCCGGGATGACCTGCGGATCTATCACTTTCTGAGCCGGACCCGCGTCTACCTGAAGGGGACCTACGAGGGCGTGCGCTATCGGGTCGAGCTGGGGCTCTCGGGTCCGGAGGTCGAAATTCCGGTCTCGCGTTCGGGCTTCTGGGGCATGCCGCAGATCCTGCAGGACTTCTATGCGGACGTGCCTTTCCCGGGCGTCGAGAACGTCTATGTCCGGCTGGGCCAGTTCAAGGTGCCGGCCGGGGCTGAAGGGCTGACCTACTCGGCCTACCTGCCCTTCGTGGAACGCTCGATCGCACAGAAGTTCGTGGGGCTGCTGCGGGACTACGGCGCGGCGCTGCACGCCTATCCGAGCGAGAACGTCTCGCTGGCACTGGCGCTGCAGACCGGTCTGGGCCGGAGCATCCCGAACCGGTATCTGCCCGAGGTGTTCGGCTTTCCGTTCGTGACGGCGCGCGTGCAGTTCGGTCCGAACCAGGGGCATGACCTCTTCCGGCTCAAGCCGATGCCCTCCGGCGACGAACTGGAGGTGCGGTTGGGCGCCAACGTCACCTACTATAAAGACGTGATCGCCGGGCATTCCTCGGCGCTGAACGTCTGGAACAAGGAAAAGCCCATCCTGCTGCAGAGCGGCTGGAATCCGCACATCGCCCGGCGTGAGGCCGGTCATCTGAAGGCCGGGGAGCTGCTCATCGGGGGCGGCGACATCGCGCTGGGCTATCCGACCGCGCAGGGCGCGCTCTGGCTGGAGGGCCAGGTCACCTACGGGCAGTACAAGAACGACTTCGGCGATGTGGCCGTGACGGCCGTCCGCGCGCAGGCTACCTACAGCCTGGAGACCGTCGCCTTCGGTCTGCGCTACGCGCTGGTGCAGCTCGACGAGCTGGGCGGCGATGCCGTGGGCGACGATCCGATCCACGAAGTGACGCCCATGCTGACCTACCGGCTGCAGAAGAACGTCAAGATCATCCTGGACGGGAGCATTCTGCTGGATGTGCCGGTGGCCGTGGAAGAGGGCGTGGGCGCCTATGTGCTGACGGATCACCCCGAGGAGATCACAGCGGAAGGTGTTACGATTGAGCGGCAGAATGTGATCAACCTGCGGGCGGCCGTGCAGATCAACTTCTGACCGGTCTGGCCGCGGAGGGCAGCGTGCGGGGCCCCGGCAATCATGCCGGGGCCCTGTTGTTTTCCGACCACAAAAAACCCCGGCGATCACGGGGGAAATCGCCGGGGAAGGAGCACGTCCCGGGGGGTGAGGCGCGCCTTCAACGATACGGAGGCGCCGGGTATTCGTCAAGATGAAAGGCAAATTGGCGCCATCAAAACGCGCCGTTCCCGCCGATTTGTGCCGCAGCAGAAGCGCAATTATTCGGGAAGGTCTGGATTATAGCTGCGTCTGAACGGTCAGATGATGGAGCGTGCCCAGCGAGGACCAGGAGCTGAAGGCATAGTCGAAGTGCAGGCCGGCAAGGCGCAATCCGAAGCCCGCGTTGAAGCCGGCCAGGTCCAGCCGGGGGCGGATTTTGAGCATTTCGTGGCGGCGGTAGCTGTAGCCGAAGCGCAGTTGAAACGAACGGCTGGCGCCCAGTTCGGCTCCGAAGTTCAGGTGATAGAACAGGCGACCGAGCCAGGTCTGATTTTCCGGGCGCTGCCAGAAATGGGGCAGGTCGTAGGCGGTCAGGGTCAGTTGCAGCGGCAGGTAGCGCAGGCGCTTGCGCAGGCCCAGACGCACGTCGAAGGGCAGGCGGTCGGGAGTGGTCCCCAGCGTCTGGAGCGTGACGCCCAGGTGGTGCAGGCTGGCGCCGAGCGTCAGCAGGTGCTCGGGCAGCTCGTAGCGGAAGCCGGCGTCCAGCGCCAGGGCCGTCGCCCGTCGGTCGGCCAAGGTCGTGTGGATCAGGTGCAGGCTGGCGCCGTAGTGCAGCGACGGGCCGGCGGCGCGTCCCAGGCCCACCGTCAGGGCCAGGTCGATAGGCCGAAAGGTGCCGTTGCGGTTGCCTTCCAGGTCGGCCTCGTCGATGGCGCCCCAGTCCAGAAAGCGTAGCGCCAGGCCGAGCGTTCCGAGTTCGCCCCGGTGCCAGCCGTAGGCGATCGTACCGGCACGGATGTCGCCCAGGTGGTTCAGGTAACTCACCTGCAACTGGCGGTGCTGCGCGGGGTGCAGCAGGGCCGGATTCAGCAGAAACAGCGCCACGTCGTCGTCGGCGACGGTTGTGGGCGTGTCGCCCAGCGCGGTCACGCGGGCCGAGGGCGCAAGACGCAGAAAGGCAAAACCGCCCAGCGGGGCATCCTGCGCCCGGACCGGTAAGGCCAGACACAACCAGAGCACCGGCAGGAATCGCCACCCCTTCATTGGCACAGCTTGCTTGCTCGGAGTGTGGGCACGTCGCGTTGTAGCAATCGGATCGCTTTCCTGCCGGGCTGGTGAGATCGGGGGTACTTTCCAAATATAACACCGCCCGGGCACAAAAGCGAGGTCCGGCGGATGTATCCAGAGGTGCCATCAGAAATGCGCCAGAGATGCCATGGCCAATGCGGAGAAGCTGCTACGGCCTGTGCCGTGGGATTCCTAAGCTATTTTTAGAATTTGTTGCACCAGATACAGGCACGCATGCGTCGGTGGCAGGTTGTCGGATTGCTGCTCGGGCTGCATCTCGGATTCGTTACTGGGATGGTAGCGCTTTTGAGCCGTCTGCTGGGTACCGGTCTGCCATCGGCCGAAAGTCTGCTGGTAGCCGTCTGGACGCTTCCCCTCTCTGTATTTGTCGCCTGGTTCATTGGGGGTGATCTGCTGCAGCTCATCCGGCGGCGACCGCTCCTGCGTCCCGCCCTGGCTCAACTGCTGCTTCTGGCCTTGCTGTTGCTGGTGTGGGCGGTCGTGCCCACCTGAGCGGTATGTGAAAAGTGAATCGCTTCTTTTATTTCACTTTTCGTGCGCCTTGCTATTGAATTCCAGGGCCGGATCTTGTATTCTTACAGGCGAAAAACGCGGGACACGATCCGGTTCATCATGTTATTGCTGGGTTTCGACGTCGGCAGCTCGTTCATCAAAGGGGCCCTGGTTGAAGCGGAGTCCGGGCGCGTGCTGGCGGCTGTAACGGTTCCCGAACAGGAATTAAAGATTGAATCGATTCATCCTGGCTGGGCTGAGCAGGATCCGGAGCAGTGGTGGCAGTGCGTGCAGCAGGCCGTGGCTGCCTTGCGCCAGCGCCACCTGTTCGATCCCGAAGCGGTTGGCGGCATCGGCATCTCCTACCAGATGCACGGGCTGGTGCTGATCGACCGGGAGGGGCGCGTGCTGCGCCCGGCCATCATCTGGTGCGACAGCCGGGCCGTGCCTGTCGGCGAACGCGCTTTCCAGGAGCTGGGGCAGGAACGCTGCCTGCGCCACCTGCTCAACAGTCCCGGCAACTTTACGGCCGCCAAGCTGCGCTGGGTGCTTGAAAACGAGCCGGACATCTACCGTCGGGCCTACAAGTGGCTGCTTCCGGGCGACTATGTGGCCTTTCGCATGACCGGCGAGCCGACTACCACCGTTTCGGGCCTTTCGGAAGGGATCTTCTGGGACTTCCTGGAAGAAAAGCCCGCCGATTGGCTGCTGGACCATCTGGGGATCGACCATGCACTCATGCCCCGCCTAGTGCCCACCTTCGGCCGACAGGGCGAACTGACGCGGGAAGCGGCTGCGGTGCTGGGGCTCCGGCCCGGCACGCCGGTCACCTACCGGGCCGGTGATCAGCCGAACAACGCCTTCTCGCTGGGCGTGCTGCATCCGGGCGAGGCGGCCACAACGGCCGGCACGTCGGGCGTCATCTACGCCGTGGACGATACGCCGCGCTATGATCCCCAGACGCGCGTCAACACGTTCGTGCACGTCAACCACACGCCCGAGCGGCGCCGCTACGGCATTCTGTTGTGCCTGAACGGCACGGGCATCCTCTACCGCTGGCTCCGACAGGACCTGCTGGGCGGTACGCTGAGCTACGAAGCGATGAACGAGCAGGCTGCTTCGGTGCCGGTCGGCGCTGACGGCGTGCGCGTGCTCCCCTTCGGCAACGGAGCCGAGCGCATGCTCCGCAACCGAAACCTCGGCGCTTCGGTGCACGGCCTCGACTTCAACCGCCACGGCCGGGCGCATCTGCTCCGGGCGGCCAAAGAGGGAATCGTGTTCGCACTGGCCTACGGCCTCGAAGTGATCCGTGGCATGGGGCTGGCCGTCGAAAAGGTCCGGGCCGGACGCGCCAACCTGTTTCTGAGTCCGCTTTTTGGCCGGATCTATGCGACCGTCAACCGGACGGTCGTGGAACTGTACGACACGGACGGAGCGGCCGGTGCCGCTCGGGGTGCGGGCGTCGGGGCCGGCGTGTACGCCTCGCCCGAGGCGGCTTTCCAGGGCGTGCCGCCGGTGGCCACGATCGAGCCCGATCCGTCCTGGCAGGAACCCTATGTGGAAGCCTACCACCACTGGTCTGAAATCCTCTCCCGTCAACTTCAAACGGCTGACTGAACAATGGTAAACGCACAGACCTTCCACAGCATCTGTCGCTGGACGTTCAATGCGGGCAAGGGCGGCTTCGTCCCGGCCAACGTTCGTCCGGCCTGGGCGGCCGATCGCTTCGACACGGTCGCGTTCATCTATCTGGTCAAAGAGAAGATCGCACCGCGCCTGCCCGATACGATCACGCTGGGCGTTGAGCTGCACTACGACAACGAGATCAACGAGCAGAACGCCGAGGCGGTCGCGAAGGCGCTGGCCGAGACCGGGCTGCATCTGGCGATGATCACGCCGGGCGCCCATATTCATTTCGGCTATGGCGGCATCTGCTCGCTCGACCCGAAGGAGCGGGCGGCCGCCGAAGAACTGGGCCGGCGCACGGTGGAGCTGGCCTACGGTCCGCTGCGCAAGGTCTGGCATCCGGACCCCGACAGAGCGCCCACGCTGGTCATCTGGAACGGCTCGTTCGGCTACGACCTGGCCACGGTGGGGGTGCGCCAGATGTACCGTAACCTGAAGGAAAGTCTGGCGCGCCTCTGCCAGCTCGAACAGGAAAAAGGCGGGCTCATGTACATCGGCATCGAGCCCAAGCCGAACGAAGGACATCCGGCCATGCTGTTGCCGACCGTGGCCAGTGCGCTGCTCATCTGGCGCCAGCTCGCCGACGAGTACGGCATCGATCGGTCGAAGAAGGGGGTCAACATGGAAATCGGCCACTCGGAGATGATCGGTCTCGATGCCGTCTACGATGTGGTGGAGCAGCTCGAAGAACGGGCCATGGTCCACTTCCACCTGAACAGCCAGGGCTACAACGACGGCATCATTCTGGGCGGTCCGGGGCGCTACGACATCGACCACGGCACGCGCGTCAACGGCATGAACATCGCGCTGGCCGGTCTGCTGGAGCAGGACGGGTACAACCGCTGGCTCGGGCACGACATGCAGCCCCGGCCCTACGACAACGAAGAACAGGCCATCGACCGCGTGGTGCGCAGCATTCTGAGCTGGGAGGCCTGCCGCCGCGCCGCACAGCAGCTCGACGTGTCGGAGCTGCTGGCGCTGCTGGCCCGGCGCGAGACGGCGCGTGCCGAAGACCTGATGCGGGCGGCGCTGGTCGAAGCACAGCGTCAGTTCGACGCGCTCTACGAGCCGACCGTCAGCGCCTGAGCACGCGCCTGTTTGCAGAGCGAAGTCCCGTTCAGGCCCCTTCTTCGGAAGGGGCCTTTTTTTCGAGGGATTCCAGGAGACGGGCGGCCTCGCGGTGGTCGTGGAGCGTCTGGACGGGGTCGGGAGGCGTCGGGGCGTAGCAGGCGGCTTCGCAGGCGGCCAGCAATCGGGCCATGCGGGCCACTTCCGCTTCGGGCAGGCCGCGTTGGCGCAGGCGGTCGCACAGGCGGGTGCGCGTCAGGCCGCGCACGTCTTCGTCCAGGTAGCGTCCGGCCGCCCGTCGCAGCATTTCTTCCAGCCGTCGGTAGAAGAGCCGGGGCTCCAGTGTGGACGGTGGAAGGGCGTCGGGTTGCACGGGCGACGGTCGCGGGCGGCGGGCCGCGCGCCGTCGCTGCGCCAGCAACAGCAGCAGTAGGATCACCAGAAGCCCTCCGCCGGCATAGGGCAGCCACCGGATCCATGAAAATGACCGAGAATGAACGGCCGCCGGGGAAGCGGTCGCCACCGGAGCAGTGGGCGTGGCCGAGGCCGGATGCACGACAAGCTCCGGCAGCGGAGCCGTCAGCGTGCGATAGACGCCGCCCTCCGGATCGAAGTAGGCGAGGCGCACGGGTGGCAGCGTGAAACGCCCGGCCCGGCCGGGCACGAGCACGTAGGACAGCGTGCGGGTGCCGGTCAGCCGCGCGCCGCGGCGGTCGAGCGTCAGCGCATCGTCGGCGGGATAGACGGCGAAGCTGGTGTCCACGTCCGGCCGGGGCGGCGTCAGCGTGGGCAGGTTTCCTGATCCGGACAGACGGATCGTGACGGTTACCGGCTCGCCGACACTTACTTCGGTAGGTGAGGCTTCGGCTTCCAGCCGGAATCGTCCCACGGCATCGACGAAACCCGACGGCGCTCCGTCCGGGAGCGGACGCACCGTCACGGTGAGCGCCGGAGCCGTCACGCGCTGCGGTTCGCTCGGACCCGGACGCAGCAGCGAGGCGAAGGGATCGAGCGGATCCGGCTGCAGCGAGACTTCGCTTTCGATGGTGAGCGGATCGATCTGAAGCATTCCGCTCCGCGTGGGAAACAGCGCGATGCGCTGCAGCACGAAGGTGTAATAGGCCGCGCCGTTGCGAAGTACCCGCTCGGGCAGCGGCCGATCTTCCACCTCAAGTTCCTCG from Rhodothermus marinus carries:
- a CDS encoding YceI family protein, with amino-acid sequence MNRIIRTIWILALGLLLPLGLRAQPVVLTFETEGSTFRVTGTSTLHDWECAVTDWRGRVELGQAGELASLQATEVVVPVAAISCKNGTMDRKMREALKAEDHPEIRFVLTRVDSVAAAAEGYRLQVQGRLTIAGAEQPVQMQVLARPEDGGWRFQGEQPLSMKAFGIKPPTAMLGTLRTGDEVVVHFDVVARPTSGNP
- a CDS encoding porin, with protein sequence MRTRLTGGILALIALLLWTLPAAGQDKDQPKNEGPVVHGFIRPDWLIQNVDDPFRDDLRIYHFLSRTRVYLKGTYEGVRYRVELGLSGPEVEIPVSRSGFWGMPQILQDFYADVPFPGVENVYVRLGQFKVPAGAEGLTYSAYLPFVERSIAQKFVGLLRDYGAALHAYPSENVSLALALQTGLGRSIPNRYLPEVFGFPFVTARVQFGPNQGHDLFRLKPMPSGDELEVRLGANVTYYKDVIAGHSSALNVWNKEKPILLQSGWNPHIARREAGHLKAGELLIGGGDIALGYPTAQGALWLEGQVTYGQYKNDFGDVAVTAVRAQATYSLETVAFGLRYALVQLDELGGDAVGDDPIHEVTPMLTYRLQKNVKIILDGSILLDVPVAVEEGVGAYVLTDHPEEITAEGVTIERQNVINLRAAVQINF
- a CDS encoding TIM barrel protein is translated as MVNAQTFHSICRWTFNAGKGGFVPANVRPAWAADRFDTVAFIYLVKEKIAPRLPDTITLGVELHYDNEINEQNAEAVAKALAETGLHLAMITPGAHIHFGYGGICSLDPKERAAAEELGRRTVELAYGPLRKVWHPDPDRAPTLVIWNGSFGYDLATVGVRQMYRNLKESLARLCQLEQEKGGLMYIGIEPKPNEGHPAMLLPTVASALLIWRQLADEYGIDRSKKGVNMEIGHSEMIGLDAVYDVVEQLEERAMVHFHLNSQGYNDGIILGGPGRYDIDHGTRVNGMNIALAGLLEQDGYNRWLGHDMQPRPYDNEEQAIDRVVRSILSWEACRRAAQQLDVSELLALLARRETARAEDLMRAALVEAQRQFDALYEPTVSA
- the porQ gene encoding type IX secretion system protein PorQ, encoding MKGWRFLPVLWLCLALPVRAQDAPLGGFAFLRLAPSARVTALGDTPTTVADDDVALFLLNPALLHPAQHRQLQVSYLNHLGDIRAGTIAYGWHRGELGTLGLALRFLDWGAIDEADLEGNRNGTFRPIDLALTVGLGRAAGPSLHYGASLHLIHTTLADRRATALALDAGFRYELPEHLLTLGASLHHLGVTLQTLGTTPDRLPFDVRLGLRKRLRYLPLQLTLTAYDLPHFWQRPENQTWLGRLFYHLNFGAELGASRSFQLRFGYSYRRHEMLKIRPRLDLAGFNAGFGLRLAGLHFDYAFSSWSSLGTLHHLTVQTQL
- a CDS encoding ribonucleoside-diphosphate reductase subunit alpha; this encodes MATLHTLVTDTLPTVVKRDGRRVSFDPERIRRALEKAFRATLELPADAPLSAELSEEIEALTGAVVRWCRDRAEVSVEEIQDEVERTLMRAGRYAVARRYILYREARAEARRRQQLTYRRADGTEAPFPHEALRARIEAACDGLDDVDPELVREELLRTVYPGIPEDELDRALILAARTHIEREPDYTYVAARLLLDALYREVFGRPIPPSEQAKACRAGFRAYLEHGVRLGRLDERLLRTFDIDRLAAALHPERDRQFTFLGLQTLYDRYLLHEPEGRRFELPQYLWMRVAMGLALAEDDPTARAIQFYELLSSFRFMNSTPTLFNAGTPHPQLSSCYLTTVQDDLGAIFKAIRDNALLSKWAGGLGNDWTPVRALGAHIRGTNGRSQGVIPFLKIVNDTAVAVNQGGKRKGAVCAYLEVWHLDIEEFLELRRNTGDERRRTHDMNTACWIPDLFMQRVRERRHWTLFSPDEVPDLHDLYGRAFRERYEHYEREAEAGRIRNWRRVEAVDLWRKMLSMLFETGHPWLTFKDPCNIRSPQDHVGVVHSSNLCTEITLNTSPEEVAVCNLGSINLVAHVDEQGELDREKLRDTIRTAVRMLDNVIDLNFYPIPEARTSNLRHRPIGLGLMGFQDVLYRRGLSYASEAAVELADELMEFIAYCAYEASSDLAAERGAYPTFKGSKWDRGLLPLDTLDLLEAERGEPVPVPRTARLDWDALREKIRRQGMRNSNVLAIAPTATIANICGVSPSIEPTYKNLYVKSNLSGEFTQLNPYLVRDLKARGLWDEEMLDDLKYYDGSVQEIDRIPPELKARYRTAFEIEPRWLIECAARRQKWIDQSQSLNLYLAEPSGRKLSEMYQLAWQLGLKTTYYLRALAATQIEKSTLDINRRGIQPRWMKSRSPSSDIVVRRDGPACSPDDESCEACQ
- a CDS encoding xylulokinase: MLLLGFDVGSSFIKGALVEAESGRVLAAVTVPEQELKIESIHPGWAEQDPEQWWQCVQQAVAALRQRHLFDPEAVGGIGISYQMHGLVLIDREGRVLRPAIIWCDSRAVPVGERAFQELGQERCLRHLLNSPGNFTAAKLRWVLENEPDIYRRAYKWLLPGDYVAFRMTGEPTTTVSGLSEGIFWDFLEEKPADWLLDHLGIDHALMPRLVPTFGRQGELTREAAAVLGLRPGTPVTYRAGDQPNNAFSLGVLHPGEAATTAGTSGVIYAVDDTPRYDPQTRVNTFVHVNHTPERRRYGILLCLNGTGILYRWLRQDLLGGTLSYEAMNEQAASVPVGADGVRVLPFGNGAERMLRNRNLGASVHGLDFNRHGRAHLLRAAKEGIVFALAYGLEVIRGMGLAVEKVRAGRANLFLSPLFGRIYATVNRTVVELYDTDGAAGAARGAGVGAGVYASPEAAFQGVPPVATIEPDPSWQEPYVEAYHHWSEILSRQLQTAD
- a CDS encoding YceI family protein, with amino-acid sequence MRVIGLLSAVLLLLGFRGTPCYVPDPVASRVWIEGRSTVNRFTCAATRVEGVGEVEAGRAVQARLVVPVRAFDCGKQAMNRDLQEALQADRFPEIRFELSEVAVLETPAADSARLEVAGTLTIAGTTRTVHFEAAGQLLASGRARLVGSLPLKLTDFNVKPPTALLGLIRVHDQITVHFDLVVQPVAWRPCAVAAADSLNQP
- a CDS encoding BatD family protein, which produces MRRWLLSMLFLSVGAIPAAAQRWTVEVQARVSRTQVGMGETVVYTVDIIGALPDGLRMPEPPPTEGLALVYPTPTVHRQYSLIGGRIQQRIRYSWRFRPVRPGKARIGAFRLQVGDQTLATDPIELTVYDAPTAPPAEVAPNASAAPDLFIEATLQPTIPYEGQQTVLEYRLFFREGLQVWRSRLVGSWETEGFWREELEVEDRPLPERVLRNGAAYYTFVLQRIALFPTRSGMLQIDPLTIESEVSLQPDPLDPFASLLRPGPSEPQRVTAPALTVTVRPLPDGAPSGFVDAVGRFRLEAEASPTEVSVGEPVTVTIRLSGSGNLPTLTPPRPDVDTSFAVYPADDALTLDRRGARLTGTRTLSYVLVPGRAGRFTLPPVRLAYFDPEGGVYRTLTAPLPELVVHPASATPTAPVATASPAAVHSRSFSWIRWLPYAGGGLLVILLLLLLAQRRRAARRPRPSPVQPDALPPSTLEPRLFYRRLEEMLRRAAGRYLDEDVRGLTRTRLCDRLRQRGLPEAEVARMARLLAACEAACYAPTPPDPVQTLHDHREAARLLESLEKKAPSEEGA